A part of Gallus gallus isolate bGalGal1 chromosome 26, bGalGal1.mat.broiler.GRCg7b, whole genome shotgun sequence genomic DNA contains:
- the GPR61 gene encoding G-protein coupled receptor 61 — protein sequence MGHSMEPSLPAPWGWNGSRAARALQPSPGPMPPNGTADSKPKDVASKSVGLFFMLLIDLTAIVGNAAVMTVIVKTPALRKFVFVFHLCLVDFLAALTLMPLEMLSGSAVFDSPVLGEAMCRVYLFLSVCFISMCILSISTINVERYYYVVHPMRYEVRMTVGLVVCVLVGVWLKAVATSLVPVLGWLAPDRPPPAGRGCSLQWSRGPYCKFFVVFFAAFYFLLPLLIIVVVYCSMFKVARVAAMHHGPPPTWMETPRRRSESLSSRSTMVTTSGAPRTTPQRTFGGGKAAAILLAVGGQFLFCWLPYFSFHLYTALSAQPLAGPAAETVVTWLGYFCFTSNPFFYGCLNRQIRAELGRLLTCFFKQPPEEDLRLPSREGSIEENFLQFLQGTGCPAEPPPPPLGTPSPKRDPAPVDFRIPGQVGEDAAEGPERGGGDGPCVPKAGL from the coding sequence ATGGGCCACAGCATGGAGCCCTCCCTGCCCGCCCCGTGGGGCTGGAACGGCTCTAGGGCGGCGCGGGCGCTCCAGCCTTCCCCGGGCCCCATGCCCCCCAACGGCACGGCCGACAGCAAGCCCAAAGACGTGGCTTCCAAATCCGTGGGGCTGTTCTTCATGCTGCTCATCGACCTGACGGCCATCGTGGGCAACGCGGCCGTGATGACGGTCATCGTGAAGACGCCGGCGCTGCGCAAGTTCGTCTTCGTCTTCCACCTGTGCCTGGTGGACTTCCTGGCCGCCCTCACCCTGATGCCGCTGGAGATGCTGTCGGGCTCGGCCGTGTTTGACAGCCCGGTGCTGGGCGAGGCCATGTGCCGGGTCTACCTGTTCCTCAGCGTCTGCTTCATCAGCATGTGCATCCTCTCCATCTCCACCATCAACGTGGAGCGCTACTACTACGTGGTGCACCCCATGCGCTACGAGGTGCGGATGACGGTGGGGTTGGTGGTCTGCGTGCTGGTGGGCGTCTGGCTGAAGGCCGTGGCCACGTCGCTCGTCCCCGTGCTGGGCTGGTTGGCCCCCgaccgcccgccgcccgccggccGCGGCTGCTCCCTGCAATGGAGCCGCGGGCCGTACTGCAAGTTCTTCGTGGTCTTCTTCGCCGCCTTCTACTTCCTGCTGCCCCTCCTCATCATCGTGGTGGTGTACTGCAGCATGTTCAAGGTGGCCCGGGTGGCCGCCATGCACCACGGCCCGCCGCCCACCTGGATGGAGACCCCGCGCCGGCGCTCCGAGTCGCTCAGCAGCCGTTCCACCATGGTGACCACGTCGGGCGCCCCCCGCACCACCCCGCAGAGGACGTTCGGTGGGGGCAAAGCGGCCGCCATCCTGCTGGCCGTGGGCGGACAGTTCCTTTTCTGCTGGCTGCCCTACTTCTCCTTCCACCTCTACACCGCCCTCAGCGCCCAACCCTTGGCGGGGCCGGCGGCCGAGACCGTGGTCACCTGGCTGGGCTACTTCTGCTTTACCTCCAACCCCTTCTTCTACGGGTGCCTCAACCGGCAGATCCGCGCCGAGCTGGGCCGGCTGCTCACCTGCTTCTTCAAGCAGCCCCCCGAGGAGGACCTGCGCCTGCCCAGCCGCGAGGGCTCCATCGAGGAGAACTTCCTGCAGTTCCTGCAGGGCACCGGCTGCCCCGCAgagccccccccgccgccgctcggcacccccagccccaaacGGGACCCGGCGCCCGTCGATTTCCGCATCCCGGGACAGGTCGGGGAGGACGCGGCCGAGGGGccggagcggggcggcggggaCGGGCCGTGCGTGCCCAAAGCCGGGCTGTAG
- the LOC107051419 gene encoding amphoterin-induced protein 1 produces the protein MAVPGAVLAVLAVLAVPAVPSAGSCPPRCVCASNILSCSRAALSSVPAPLPRFTSVLDLSHNNISRLRADWAAGRLAHLHALLLAHNGLAFVSTEAFGHVPHLRHLDLSSNRLRALEENLFSDLPELEVLLLYNNEISAVDRSAFDNLSRLRKLYLGRNHIARFPLELLRDGSRPPQLSLLDLSSNRLRSLPAAELQALPAWLRDRLYVHGNPLGCDCPLYRLVARGRHRRLSAVLDFQEELRCQLPAAPGRAPVAVLELGSPELLNCSEAREAVLEAYLGDSVTLGCDSRLRAAHGRHWVTPGGDRVPEEGGNGSAAVLANGSLQLRALRPEDGGTYACRVSGPAFNETLYVELLVHNFTLHGPHDGLNTAYTTLVGCILSVVLVLIYLYLTPCRCCCRAAEKPSAPPRDDSLNSSVLSATPDHAAGEPPPPPRARGGAGHRGAAGGQNGRYKAGGSPPTAAVAVGAPREGPRAQRKVSDPDSVSSVFSDTPIVV, from the coding sequence ATGGCGGTGCCGGGCGCGGTGCTGGCGGTGCTGGCGGTGCTGGCGGTGCCGGCGGTGCCGTCGGCCGGGAGCTGCCCCCCGCGCTGCGTCTGCGCCTCCAACATCCTCAGCTGCTCCCGGGCCGCTCTCAGCTCCGTGCCCGCCCCGCTGCCGCGCTTCACCTCCGTGCTGGACCTCAGCCACAACAACATCAGCCGCCTGCGCGCCGATTGGGCCGCGGGCCGCCTGGCGCATCTGCACGCGCTGCTGCTGGCGCACAACGGGTTGGCCTTCGTGTCCACCGAGGCGTTCGGCCACGTCCCGCACCTCCGCCACCTGGACCTGTCCTCCAACCGCCTCCGCGCGCTGGAGGAGAACCTCTTCAGCGACCTCCCcgagctggaggtgctgctgctctaCAACAACGAGATCTCCGCCGTCGACCGCTCCGCCTTCGACAACCTGAGCCGCCTCCGCAAGCTCTACCTGGGCCGCAACCACATCGCCCGCTTCCCTCTGGAGCTGCTCCGCGACGGCAGCCGCCCCCCGCAGCTCTCCCTGCTCGACCTCTCCTCCAACCGCCTGCGTTCGCTGCCGGCCGCCGAGCTGCAGGCGCTGCCCGCGTGGCTGCGCGACCGCCTCTACGTGCACGGCAACCCGCTGGGCTGCGACTGCCCGCTGTACCGCCTGGTGGCCCGCGGGCGGCACCGCCGCCTCAGCGCCGTGCTGGACTTCCAGGAGGAGCTGCGCTGTCAGCTGCCggccgcgccgggccgggcgcCGGTGGCCGTGCTGGAGCTGGGCTCCCCCGAGCTGCTCAACTGCAGCGAGGCGAGGGAGGCGGTGCTGGAGGCGTACCTGGGGGACAGCGTCACGCTGGGCTGCGACAGCCGCCTGCGGGCGGCGCACGGCCGCCACTGGGTGACGCCGGGGGGGGACCGCGTGCCGGAGGAGGGCGGCAACGGGAGCGCGGCCGTGCTGGCCAACGGGAGCCTGCAGCTGCGGGCGCTGAGGCCGGAGGACGGCGGGACGTACGCGTGCCGCGTGTCGGGCCCGGCCTTCAACGAGACGCTCTACGTGGAGCTGCTGGTGCACAACTTCACGCTGCACGGCCCCCACGACGGCCTCAACACCGCCTACACCACGCTGGTGGGCTGCATCCTCAGCGTGGTGCTGGTGCTCATCTATCTGTACCTCACGCCGtgccgctgctgctgccgcgCCGCCGAGAAGCCGTCCGCCCCCCCCCGCGACGACAGCCTCAATTCGTCCGTGCTCAGCGCCACCCCCGACCACGCCGCCGGGGAGCCGCCGCCCCCCCCGAGGGCTCGCGGCGGCGCCGGGCACCGCGGTGCGGCGGGGGGGCAGAACGGGAGGTACAAAGCCGGGGGGAGCCCGCCGACGGCGGCGGTGGCGGTGGGGGCGCCGAGGGAGGGGCCCCGGGCGCAGAGGAAGGTGTCGGATCCGGACTCGGTCAGCTCGGTGTTCTCCGACACCCCCATCGTGGTgtag